From Glycine max cultivar Williams 82 chromosome 11, Glycine_max_v4.0, whole genome shotgun sequence, the proteins below share one genomic window:
- the LOC100810031 gene encoding probable pectinesterase 68 → MASSSLLVSLQVALVVFTCIFHAATVTCDRSFKIFSSMNNSSKSSHHWIGPIGHRKITVDVNGGGHYRSVQDAVNAVPDNNRKNVLVQINAGCYKEKVVVPVTKPYITFQGAGKEVTVIEWHDRASDPGPSGQQLRTYRTASVTVFATYFSARNISFKNTAPAPMPGMQGRQAVAFRISGDKAYFSGCGFYGAQDTLCDDAGRHYFKECYIEGSIDFIFGNGRSMYKDCELHSIATRFGSIAAHDRKEAEEKTGFAFVGCKVTGTGPLYVGRAMGQYSRIVYSYTYFDDIVAHGGWDDWDHADNKNKTVFFGVYKCWGPGAEAVRGVSWARDLNFESAHPFIRKSFVNGRHWIAPSDA, encoded by the exons ATGGCTTCTTCTTCACTCTTGGTGTCACTGCAAGTAGCGCTTGTGGTTTTCACTTGCATATTCCATGCAGCAACAGTGACATGTGACCGTAGCTTCAAAATATTCTCTTCTATGAACAACTCCTCCAAGAGTAGCCACCATTGGATTGGACCCATCGGCCACCGCAAAATCACCGTTGATGTTAACGGTGGCGGGCACTACCGGTCCGTCCAAGACGCCGTCAATGCCGTCCCCGACAACAACAGAAAGAATGTCCTTGTTCAAATCAACGCCGGGTGCTACAA AGAAAAGGTAGTGGTGCCCGTGACGAAGCCGTACATAACATTTCAGGGCGCGGGTAAGGAAGTGACGGTGATAGAATGGCATGATCGAGCCAGTGACCCCGGTCCCAGCGGACAGCAATTGCGTACTTACAGAACCGCTTCTGTTACAGTTTTTGCCACCTATTTTTCTGCCAGAAACATCAGCTTCAAG AACACAGCACCTGCACCAATGCCGGGGATGCAGGGAAGGCAAGCGGTGGCGTTTCGAATATCCGGCGACAAAGCATACTTCTCCGGCTGCGGTTTCTACGGTGCACAAGACACCCTGTGCGACGATGCAGGCAGACATTACTTCAAGGAATGCTACATTGAGGGATCAATCGACTTTATTTTTGGGAATGGCAGGTCAATGTACAAG GATTGCGAGCTGCACTCAATAGCGACGAGGTTTGGTTCCATAGCGGCCCACGATAGGAAGGAGGCAGAGGAGAAGACAGGGTTCGCATTCGTAGGATGCAAGGTGACAGGAACGGGTCCGTTATATGTGGGGCGAGCAATGGGACAGTATTCCAGAATTGTTTACTCTTACACATATTTCGATGATATCGTTGCACATGGCGGTTGGGATGATTGGGACCATGCAGACAATAAGAACAA GACTGTGTTCTTCGGAGTGTACAAGTGCTGGGGACCAGGAGCAGAGGCTGTACGTGGAGTCTCATGGGCCCGAGACTTAAATTTCGAATCTGCTCATCCATTTATCAGGAAGAGTTTCGTCAATGGGAGACACTGGATCGCGCCATCTGATGCTTAA
- the LOC100813601 gene encoding 40S ribosomal protein S30 encodes MGKVHGSLARAGKVRGQTPKVAKQDKKKKPRGRAHKRMQYNRRFVTAVVGFGKKRGPNSSEK; translated from the exons ATGG GTAAAGTTCACGGATCACTTGCACGTGCCGGTAAGGTTAGAGGCCAAACCCCAAAAGTGGCCAAGCaggataagaagaagaagccacGTGGCCGCGCTCACAAGAGGATGCAGTATAATCGCCGATTCGTCACCGCCG tgGTGGGATTCGGCAAGAAGAGGGGACCTAACTCGTCTGAGAAGTGA
- the LOC100810562 gene encoding protein transport protein SEC16B homolog isoform X1 — protein sequence MASNPPFHMEDQTDEDFFNKLVEDDMEPHKSGHDEGDDSDEAKAFANLGINDVDAAAFDNSDAAVSGVEVKGGLGTVESDAGFEQEGNSLPSSSSAGFDSKVGPGEDGIGVGSEVRSASAVGTSNKVSSSEVKEVGWNSFHADLNGGGGFGSYSDFFSELGDQSGDFTGNVYDNLSSEVKQGNEVQNDGSNALGNYVQYHEGQGYDGSLESHTNRQGDGLNASVNHVQYQEGETYVASSEEHTNGQDLSSSQYWEDLYPGWKYDYKTGQWYQIDGYRATATTQQSSEANIAVDSSAASDGKTEISYMQQTAQSVAGTLAETGTTKNVSSWSQVSEGNHGYPEHMVFDPQYPGWYYDTIAQEWRSLETYNSTIQSSGHGHENGNASANTFSPNDHSLYSEYSQADNYGQRDVDNQAVDGSWSGLYGTNHKQGFEMYTTGSATIRGDNITSGGNQQINHSYGSSISVNEHQQNTSSSFGSVALYNRVNHDRGFANGTFKPQSFGPTGDTVQQFNYSTTKFSEQKVFSNDFTENEKPLSYSPQSIQGGHQYSHAPHVGRSSAGRPSHALVTFGFGGKLIIMKDPNLLSSSYGSQDSVQGSVSVLNLIEVVTGNMDSLSIRHNTSNYFHALSQQSFPGPLVGGSVGSKELYKWLDERIAHCESPDMDYKKGERLRLLLSLLKIGCQHYGKLRSPFGTDTILKESDTPESAVAKLFASAKMSGTQYGMPSHCLQNLPSEGQMRAMALEVQNLLVSGKKKEALQCAQEGQLWGPALVLASQLGEQFYVDTVKQMALRQLIAGSPLRTLCLLIAGQPAEVFSTDTSISEHPGASNMAQQSSQVGSNGMLDDWEENLAVITANRTKDDELVIIHLGDCLWKERSEITAAHICYLVAEANFESYSDSARLCLIGADHWKCPRTYASPEAIQRTELYEYSKVVGNSQFTLHPFQPYKLIYAFLLAEVGKVSDSLKYCQALLKSLKTGRAPEVESWKQLALSLEERIRIHQQGGYAANLAPAKLVGKLLNFFDSTAHRVVGGLPPPAPSSSAGTVHGSEKQYQNMAPRVSSSQSTMSLAPSASMEPISEWTADNNRMGKPNRSVSEPDFGRTPRQETTSPDAQEKPQASGGTSRFSRFGFGSQLLQKTVGLVLKPRSGRQAKLGDKNKFYYDEKLKRWVEEGAEVPAEEAAALTPPPTTAAFQNGSTEYNLRSALKTESSPPIEGSSIRTSSLELSPGMPLIPPSANQFSARGRLGVRSRYVDTFNQGGGTSANLFRSPSVPSVKPAVAANAKFFIPSAAPSSNEQTMEAIVESKQEDSATNEDPSTSATNEWWSYQSPKQVSSTTIQRFPSLGNISNQRATEGSNSHLPHSRRTSSWSGSFNDSFTPPKMGMPSSRFMPDESLMRTHVKSSSYAEDLQEVEL from the exons ATGGCTTCGAATCCTCCATTTCACATGGAGGATCAGACGGATGAGGATTTCTTTAATAAACTTGTTGAGGATGATATGGAGCCTCATAAGTCTGGCCATGATGAAGGGGATGATTCCGATGAGGCTAAAGCATTTGCAAATCTGGGAATCAATGATGTCGATGCTGCTGCATTTGATAATTCTGATGCTGCTGTGAGTGGTGTTGAAGTCAAAGGGGGATTGGGTACAGTGGAATCCGATGCAGGATTTGAACAAGAGGGGAATTCGTTGCCCTCCTCTAGTTCAGCTGGGTTTGATAGTAAGGTGGGTCCCGGTGAGGATGGGATTGGGGTGGGATCAGAAGTCAGGTCCGCTTCAGCTGTAGGCACGAGCAATAAAGTCAGTAGTTCTGAGGTTAAGGAGGTGGGTTGGAATTCTTTTCATGCTGATTTGAATGGAGGCGGCGGGTTTGGATCATATTCTGACTTTTTCAGTGAATTGGGAGATCAGTCTGGGGATTTTACGGGGAATGTGTACGATAATTTAAGTAGTGAGGTGAAGCAAGGTAATGAAGTTCAAAATGATGGCTCAAATGCCTTAGGTAATTATGTGCAATATCACGAGGGTCAAGGTTATGATGGATCTTTAGAAAGCCACACAAACAGGCAAGGTGATGGGTTAAATGCTTCAGTTAATCATGTACAGTATCAAGAAGGTGAAACTTATGTTGCATCTTCAGAAGAACACACAAATGGACAGGATCTGAGTAGTAGTCAGTATTGGGAGGATCTTTATCCTGGCTGGAAGTATGACTACAAAACCGGGCAATGGTATCAAATAGATGGCTATAGAGCAACAGCCACTACTCAGCAAAGCTCTGAAGCCAATATAGCTGTGGATTCGAGTGCCGCTTCTGATGGGAAAACAGAGATCTCTTACATGCAGCAAACTGCTCAATCTGTTGCAGGAACTTTAGCTGAAACTGGCACTACTAAAAATGTGTCTAGCTGGAGTCAGGTTTCAGAAGGGAATCATGGGTATCCAGAGCATATGGTTTTTGATCCTCAGTATCCTGGTTGGTATTATGACACAATTGCCCAAGAATGGCGTTCATTGGAAACTTATAATTCAACCATCCAGTCTTCTGGTCATGGACATGAAAATGGGAATGCTTCTGCCAATACATTCTCACCCAATGATCATAGTTTGTATAGTGAATACAGCCAAGCTGATAATTATGGACAACGGGACGTTGATAATCAGGCTGTAGATGGCAGCTGGAGTGGTTTGTATGGCACTAACCATAAGCAGGGTTTTGAGATGTACACAACTGGGTCAGCCACTATACGAGGGGATAATATAACTTCTGGTGGCAACCAACAGATTAATCATTCTTATGGTTCAAGTATTTCTGTGAACGAACATCAACAAAATACTTCTAGTTCTTTTGGATCCGTTGCATTGTACAATAGAGTAAACCATGATCGTGGTTTTGCTAATGGAACTTTTAAACCACAAAGCTTTGGCCCTACTGGGGACACTGTTCAACAGTTTAATTATTCAACCACAAAGTTTAGTGaacaaaaagttttttcaaatgattttactGAAAATGAAAAACCCCTCAGTTATTCTCCACAATCAATTCAGGGTGGGCATCAGTATTCACATGCCCCTCATGTTGGGAGATCATCAGCTGGACGTCCTTCTCATGCTTTGGTAACTTTTGGATTTGGGGGAAAACTCATCATAATGAAAGATCCTAATCTTTTGAGCTCATCATACGGAAGCCAG GATTCTGTACAAGGTTCTGTTTCTGTGTTGAACTTGATTGAAGTTGTCACGGGAAATATGGATTCTTTGAGCATCAGACATAACACCAGTAACTATTTCCATGCTCTGAGCCAGCAATCATTCCCAGGTCCGTTGGTTGGCGGGAGTGTTGGAAGTAAGGAACTGTACAAATGGTTAGATGAGAGGATTGCACACTGCGAATCACCTGACATGGATTATAAGAAAGGTGAAAGGTTGAGACTCCTTCTTTCCTTGCTTAAAATCGGTTGTCAACATTATGGAAAGCTACGTTCTCCATTTGGTACGGACACCATACTAAAA GAAAGTGATACTCCTGAGTCAGCAGTTGCAAAACTTTTTGCATCTGCCAAGATGAGTGGCACTCAATATGGGATGCCAAGCCACTGCTTGCAAAATTTGCCTTCTGAAGGACAAATGAGG GCAATGGCTCTTGAAGTTCAAAATCTTCTTGTCTCTGGCAAAAAGAAGGAGGCTTTACAGTGTGCACAAGAAGGACAATTGTGGGGACCTGCACTTGTTCTTGCTTCACAACTTGGCGAACAG TTCTATGTTGATACAGTGAAGCAAATGGCACTTCGCCAGCTGATTGCAGGGTCACCTTTGCGCACATTATGCCTTCTAATTGCTGGGCAACCTGCTGAAGTTTTCTCTACTGATACCTCAATTAGTGAGCATCCTGGTGCTTCTAATATGGCTCAGCAGTCTTCACAG GTTGGATCCAATGGCATGCTTGATGATTGGGAGGAGAATCTGGCTGTAATAACTGCAAACAGAACCAAAGATGATGAACTTGTAATTATTCACCTTGGTGATTGCTTGTGGAAGGAAAGAAGTGAG ATTACTGCCGCACACATCTGCTATTTAGTTGCTGAAGCAAATTTCGAGTCATACTCAGATAGCGCAAGACTCTGTCTAATTGGAGCAGATCACTGGAAATGTCCTCGAACTTATGCTAGTCCAGAGGCTATCCAG AGGACCGAGTTATATGAATATTCAAAGGTGGTTGGAAACTCTCAGTTTACTTTGCATCCATTTCAGCCGTATAAgcttatatatgcatttttgcTAGCTGAAGTGGGGAAGGTTTCAGACTCACTGAA GTACTGCCAAGCACTACTGAAATCCTTGAAAACTGGCCGTGCTCCAGAAGTAGAGTCATGGAAGCAGTTAGCACTATCTCTTGAGGAGAGGATTAGAATTCACCAACAG GGTGGATATGCTGCAAATTTAGCTCCTGCAAAATTAGTTGGCAAATTGCTCAACTTTTTTGATAGCACTGCACATCGAGTTGTTGGTGGTTTACCACCGCCTGCTCCTTCGTCATCAGCAGGAACTGTTCATGGAAGTGAAAAACAATACCAAAATATGGCACCTAGAGTATCCTCTAGCCAATCAACAATGTCGTTGGCTCCATCTGCTTCGATGGAACCCATAAGTGAGTGGACAGCTGACAATAATAGAATGGGAAAGCCTAATAGGAGTGTTTCTGAGCCAGATTTTGGTAGAACCCCAAGACAG GAAACGACGTCACCTGATGCACAAGAAAAACCCCAGGCATCAGGGGGTACATCTCGCTTTTCCCGATTTGGTTTTGGCTCACAACTTTTGCAAAAGACAGTAGGGCTAGTCTTGAAACCTCGCTCTGGTCGACAG GCTAAATTGGGTGACAAAAATAAGTTCTATTATGATGAGAAGCTGAAGAGATGGGTGGAGGAAGGTGCTGAAGTTCCAGCTGAAGAAGCTGCTGCTCTGACACCGCCTCCAACAACTGCTGCTTTCCAGAATGGTTCAACTGAATACAACTTGAGATCTGCATTGAAAACTGAAAGTTCACCTCCTATTGAGGGCTCTAGCATAAGAACTTCTAGCCTTGAACTTAGTCCCGGGATGCCGCTGATACCACCCAGCGCAAATCAATTCTCAGCCCGGGGTCGTTTGGGTGTTCGATCAAG GTATGTTGACACCTTCAACCAAGGTGGTGGAACCTCTGCAAACTTGTTTCGGTCCCCTTCTGTTCCATCCGTGAAACCGGCTGTTGCTGCCAATGCGAAGTTTTTCATTCCTTCTGCTGCACCATCATCAAATGAGCAGACAATGGAGGCTATAGTGGAAAGCAAGCAAGAAGATAGTGCGACAAATGAAGATCCTTCAACATCTGCCACAAATGAGTGGTGGTCATACCAATCCCCTAAACAAGTATCATCAACAACCATACAAAGGTTTCCAAGTTTGGGTAACATCTCAAACCAGAGAGCAACAGAAGGAAGTAACTCTCATTTGCCTCATTCACGTCGAACATCTTCATGGAGTGGGAGTTTTAATGATTCATTTACCCCTCCAAAAATGGGTATGCCCTCGTCAAGATTTATGCCTGATGAATCTTTAATGCGTACACATGTGAAAAGTAGCAGCTATGCAGAAGATCTTCAAGAGGTTGAACTTTGA
- the LOC100810562 gene encoding protein transport protein SEC16B homolog isoform X2, translating into MASNPPFHMEDQTDEDFFNKLVEDDMEPHKSGHDEGDDSDEAKAFANLGINDVDAAAFDNSDAAVSGVEVKGGLGTVESDAGFEQEGNSLPSSSSAGFDSKVGPGEDGIGVGSEVRSASAVGTSNKVSSSEVKEVGWNSFHADLNGGGGFGSYSDFFSELGDQSGDFTGNVYDNLSSEVKQGNEVQNDGSNALGNYVQYHEGQGYDGSLESHTNRQGDGLNASVNHVQYQEGETYVASSEEHTNGQDLSSSQYWEDLYPGWKYDYKTGQWYQIDGYRATATTQQSSEANIAVDSSAASDGKTEISYMQQTAQSVAGTLAETGTTKNVSSWSQVSEGNHGYPEHMVFDPQYPGWYYDTIAQEWRSLETYNSTIQSSGHGHENGNASANTFSPNDHSLYSEYSQADNYGQRDVDNQAVDGSWSGLYGTNHKQGFEMYTTGSATIRGDNITSGGNQQINHSYGSSISVNEHQQNTSSSFGSVALYNRVNHDRGFANGTFKPQSFGPTGDTVQQFNYSTTKFSEQKVFSNDFTENEKPLSYSPQSIQGGHQYSHAPHVGRSSAGRPSHALVTFGFGGKLIIMKDPNLLSSSYGSQDSVQGSVSVLNLIEVVTGNMDSLSIRHNTSNYFHALSQQSFPGPLVGGSVGSKELYKWLDERIAHCESPDMDYKKGERLRLLLSLLKIGCQHYGKLRSPFGTDTILKESDTPESAVAKLFASAKMSGTQYGMPSHCLQNLPSEGQMRAMALEVQNLLVSGKKKEALQCAQEGQLWGPALVLASQLGEQFYVDTVKQMALRQLIAGSPLRTLCLLIAGQPAEVFSTDTSISEHPGASNMAQQSSQVGSNGMLDDWEENLAVITANRTKDDELVIIHLGDCLWKERSEITAAHICYLVAEANFESYSDSARLCLIGADHWKCPRTYASPEAIQRTELYEYSKVVGNSQFTLHPFQPYKLIYAFLLAEVGKVSDSLKYCQALLKSLKTGRAPEVESWKQLALSLEERIRIHQQGGYAANLAPAKLVGKLLNFFDSTAHRVVGGLPPPAPSSSAGTVHGSEKQYQNMAPRVSSSQSTMSLAPSASMEPISEWTADNNRMGKPNRSVSEPDFGRTPRQETTSPDAQEKPQASGGTSRFSRFGFGSQLLQKTVGLVLKPRSGRQAKLGDKNKFYYDEKLKRWVEEGAEVPAEEAAALTPPPTTAAFQNGSTEYNLRSALKTESSPPIEGSSIRTSSLELSPGMPLIPPSANQFSARGRLGVRSSVTFPFPFPFPFHFPFTFSGLHSDQLPHLPIVPQSSPPSPGSPVTRALAPKGSFSLSSFFFFFSFPPYPQP; encoded by the exons ATGGCTTCGAATCCTCCATTTCACATGGAGGATCAGACGGATGAGGATTTCTTTAATAAACTTGTTGAGGATGATATGGAGCCTCATAAGTCTGGCCATGATGAAGGGGATGATTCCGATGAGGCTAAAGCATTTGCAAATCTGGGAATCAATGATGTCGATGCTGCTGCATTTGATAATTCTGATGCTGCTGTGAGTGGTGTTGAAGTCAAAGGGGGATTGGGTACAGTGGAATCCGATGCAGGATTTGAACAAGAGGGGAATTCGTTGCCCTCCTCTAGTTCAGCTGGGTTTGATAGTAAGGTGGGTCCCGGTGAGGATGGGATTGGGGTGGGATCAGAAGTCAGGTCCGCTTCAGCTGTAGGCACGAGCAATAAAGTCAGTAGTTCTGAGGTTAAGGAGGTGGGTTGGAATTCTTTTCATGCTGATTTGAATGGAGGCGGCGGGTTTGGATCATATTCTGACTTTTTCAGTGAATTGGGAGATCAGTCTGGGGATTTTACGGGGAATGTGTACGATAATTTAAGTAGTGAGGTGAAGCAAGGTAATGAAGTTCAAAATGATGGCTCAAATGCCTTAGGTAATTATGTGCAATATCACGAGGGTCAAGGTTATGATGGATCTTTAGAAAGCCACACAAACAGGCAAGGTGATGGGTTAAATGCTTCAGTTAATCATGTACAGTATCAAGAAGGTGAAACTTATGTTGCATCTTCAGAAGAACACACAAATGGACAGGATCTGAGTAGTAGTCAGTATTGGGAGGATCTTTATCCTGGCTGGAAGTATGACTACAAAACCGGGCAATGGTATCAAATAGATGGCTATAGAGCAACAGCCACTACTCAGCAAAGCTCTGAAGCCAATATAGCTGTGGATTCGAGTGCCGCTTCTGATGGGAAAACAGAGATCTCTTACATGCAGCAAACTGCTCAATCTGTTGCAGGAACTTTAGCTGAAACTGGCACTACTAAAAATGTGTCTAGCTGGAGTCAGGTTTCAGAAGGGAATCATGGGTATCCAGAGCATATGGTTTTTGATCCTCAGTATCCTGGTTGGTATTATGACACAATTGCCCAAGAATGGCGTTCATTGGAAACTTATAATTCAACCATCCAGTCTTCTGGTCATGGACATGAAAATGGGAATGCTTCTGCCAATACATTCTCACCCAATGATCATAGTTTGTATAGTGAATACAGCCAAGCTGATAATTATGGACAACGGGACGTTGATAATCAGGCTGTAGATGGCAGCTGGAGTGGTTTGTATGGCACTAACCATAAGCAGGGTTTTGAGATGTACACAACTGGGTCAGCCACTATACGAGGGGATAATATAACTTCTGGTGGCAACCAACAGATTAATCATTCTTATGGTTCAAGTATTTCTGTGAACGAACATCAACAAAATACTTCTAGTTCTTTTGGATCCGTTGCATTGTACAATAGAGTAAACCATGATCGTGGTTTTGCTAATGGAACTTTTAAACCACAAAGCTTTGGCCCTACTGGGGACACTGTTCAACAGTTTAATTATTCAACCACAAAGTTTAGTGaacaaaaagttttttcaaatgattttactGAAAATGAAAAACCCCTCAGTTATTCTCCACAATCAATTCAGGGTGGGCATCAGTATTCACATGCCCCTCATGTTGGGAGATCATCAGCTGGACGTCCTTCTCATGCTTTGGTAACTTTTGGATTTGGGGGAAAACTCATCATAATGAAAGATCCTAATCTTTTGAGCTCATCATACGGAAGCCAG GATTCTGTACAAGGTTCTGTTTCTGTGTTGAACTTGATTGAAGTTGTCACGGGAAATATGGATTCTTTGAGCATCAGACATAACACCAGTAACTATTTCCATGCTCTGAGCCAGCAATCATTCCCAGGTCCGTTGGTTGGCGGGAGTGTTGGAAGTAAGGAACTGTACAAATGGTTAGATGAGAGGATTGCACACTGCGAATCACCTGACATGGATTATAAGAAAGGTGAAAGGTTGAGACTCCTTCTTTCCTTGCTTAAAATCGGTTGTCAACATTATGGAAAGCTACGTTCTCCATTTGGTACGGACACCATACTAAAA GAAAGTGATACTCCTGAGTCAGCAGTTGCAAAACTTTTTGCATCTGCCAAGATGAGTGGCACTCAATATGGGATGCCAAGCCACTGCTTGCAAAATTTGCCTTCTGAAGGACAAATGAGG GCAATGGCTCTTGAAGTTCAAAATCTTCTTGTCTCTGGCAAAAAGAAGGAGGCTTTACAGTGTGCACAAGAAGGACAATTGTGGGGACCTGCACTTGTTCTTGCTTCACAACTTGGCGAACAG TTCTATGTTGATACAGTGAAGCAAATGGCACTTCGCCAGCTGATTGCAGGGTCACCTTTGCGCACATTATGCCTTCTAATTGCTGGGCAACCTGCTGAAGTTTTCTCTACTGATACCTCAATTAGTGAGCATCCTGGTGCTTCTAATATGGCTCAGCAGTCTTCACAG GTTGGATCCAATGGCATGCTTGATGATTGGGAGGAGAATCTGGCTGTAATAACTGCAAACAGAACCAAAGATGATGAACTTGTAATTATTCACCTTGGTGATTGCTTGTGGAAGGAAAGAAGTGAG ATTACTGCCGCACACATCTGCTATTTAGTTGCTGAAGCAAATTTCGAGTCATACTCAGATAGCGCAAGACTCTGTCTAATTGGAGCAGATCACTGGAAATGTCCTCGAACTTATGCTAGTCCAGAGGCTATCCAG AGGACCGAGTTATATGAATATTCAAAGGTGGTTGGAAACTCTCAGTTTACTTTGCATCCATTTCAGCCGTATAAgcttatatatgcatttttgcTAGCTGAAGTGGGGAAGGTTTCAGACTCACTGAA GTACTGCCAAGCACTACTGAAATCCTTGAAAACTGGCCGTGCTCCAGAAGTAGAGTCATGGAAGCAGTTAGCACTATCTCTTGAGGAGAGGATTAGAATTCACCAACAG GGTGGATATGCTGCAAATTTAGCTCCTGCAAAATTAGTTGGCAAATTGCTCAACTTTTTTGATAGCACTGCACATCGAGTTGTTGGTGGTTTACCACCGCCTGCTCCTTCGTCATCAGCAGGAACTGTTCATGGAAGTGAAAAACAATACCAAAATATGGCACCTAGAGTATCCTCTAGCCAATCAACAATGTCGTTGGCTCCATCTGCTTCGATGGAACCCATAAGTGAGTGGACAGCTGACAATAATAGAATGGGAAAGCCTAATAGGAGTGTTTCTGAGCCAGATTTTGGTAGAACCCCAAGACAG GAAACGACGTCACCTGATGCACAAGAAAAACCCCAGGCATCAGGGGGTACATCTCGCTTTTCCCGATTTGGTTTTGGCTCACAACTTTTGCAAAAGACAGTAGGGCTAGTCTTGAAACCTCGCTCTGGTCGACAG GCTAAATTGGGTGACAAAAATAAGTTCTATTATGATGAGAAGCTGAAGAGATGGGTGGAGGAAGGTGCTGAAGTTCCAGCTGAAGAAGCTGCTGCTCTGACACCGCCTCCAACAACTGCTGCTTTCCAGAATGGTTCAACTGAATACAACTTGAGATCTGCATTGAAAACTGAAAGTTCACCTCCTATTGAGGGCTCTAGCATAAGAACTTCTAGCCTTGAACTTAGTCCCGGGATGCCGCTGATACCACCCAGCGCAAATCAATTCTCAGCCCGGGGTCGTTTGGGTGTTCGATCAAG tGTAACCTTCcccttccctttccctttccctttccaTTTCCCTTTCACGTTCTCTGGACTGCACTCCGACCAGCTTCCCCACCTTCCTATTGTTCCTCAGTCCTCACCTCCCTCTCCAGGTTCACCGGTGACCCGGGCTCTAGCTCCAAAAGggtctttctctctttcttcttttttctttttcttttcctttcctcCGTATCCACAACCTTAA